The Lycium barbarum isolate Lr01 chromosome 12, ASM1917538v2, whole genome shotgun sequence genome includes a region encoding these proteins:
- the LOC132621599 gene encoding heptahelical transmembrane protein 4-like: MGKDKEEIEEKLSGCESREDELLCGWKEGKGKRLWKKVKYQLVEYHSLPGYLKDNEYILGHYRAEWPLKQALLSIFTIHNETLNVWTHLIGFFLFLALTIYTAIQVPKVVDLHSLQNLPDALRKADLHKLQAELLTCLPSLPHMPDLHRFRDGLLRSPSNWHILDLLTNCLPERFSHSNHTDVCVLRSVKEDVANIIAPLLVRPITRWPFYAFLGGAMFCLLASSTCHLLSCHSERVSYLMLRLDYAGIAALISTSFYPPVYYSFMCYPFFCNLYLGFITLLGIGTILGSLLPVFQTPEYRTIRASLFFGMGLSGAVPILHKLVLFWHQPEALHTTGYELLMGIFYGIGALVYAMRVPERWMPGKFDIAGHSHQLFHVLVVAGAFTHYCAGLVYLRWRDQQGC, translated from the exons ATGGGGAAGGACAAAgaggaaattgaagagaaattgaGTGGTTGTGAGTCAAGGGAGGATGAATTATTGTGTGGTTGGAAGGAAGGGAAAGGAAagagattatggaagaaagtgaaGTATCAGCTGGTGGAGTACCATTCGTTGCCTGGCTATTTGAAAGACAACGAATACATTCTAGGTCATTACCGGGCCGAATGGCCATTGAAGCAAGCGTTACTTAGCATTTTCACAATTCACAATGAGACCCTCAATGTTTGGAC GCATTTGATAGGGTTCTTCCTCTTCCTAGCGCTGACCATTTATACTGCAATCCAAGTTCCCAAGGTTGTAGATCTACATTCCTTACAGAATCTCCCTGATGCGCTGAGAAAGGCTGATTTGCACAAATTACAAGCAGAACTTTTGACTTGTCTTCCTTCTTTGCCGCATATGCCTGATTTGCACAGATTTCGAGATGGTTTGCTAAGATCCCCCTCTAATTGGCATATTCTTGACCTCCTGACTAACTGTCTACCTGAGCGATTTTCCCACAGCAACCATACGGATGTTTGCGTACTG CGGAGTGTAAAGGAAGATGTGGCTAATATAATAGCACCATTGCTGGTGAGACCAATAACACGCTGGCCATTCTATGCTTTCCTTGGTGGGGCAATGTTTTGCTTGTTAGCAAGCAGCACATGTCATTTGCTTTCTTGCCATTCAGAACGTGTATCATACCTCATGCTGAGGCTGGACTATGCTGGTATCGCTGCCCTGATATCAACTTCATTTTACCCTCCTGTCTATTATTCCTTCATGTGTTACCCCTTCTTTTGCAATTTGTACCTGGGATTTATTACCCTCCTGGGAATTGGCACAATATTGGGTTCCCTCCTTCCTGTGTTCCAGACCCCAGAATATCGAACCATTCGAGCATCTCTATTCTTTGGTATGGGATTGTCAGGTGCGGTACCTATTCTGCACAAACTGGTTCTATTTTGGCACCAACCCGAGGCGCTTCACACAACTGGATATGAACTTTTGATGGGTATATTTTATGGCATTGGAGCACTGGTATATGCCATGAGAGTTCCAGAAAGATGGATGCCCGGGAAGTTTGACATTGCTGGCCACAGCCACCAACTATTTCATGTACTTGTGGTGGCAGGGGCTTTTACTCATTACTGTGCTGGGTTGGTTTATCTCCGGTGGCGGGACCAGCAAGGGTGCTAG
- the LOC132621827 gene encoding putative glycosyltransferase 7: MVTPTQLAQTQNTSYTSMAPNKQNCRSKFSSIFSDGFLFAGGSIVALLVVWAFWSFMSTTPNTDQSFFTPPTSKKSTLETSPDPVSSHFDLRYDPPDPTFYDDPDSGYTMEKPIKNWDEKRRQWLKLHPSFIPGSETRILMVSGSQSTPCKNPIGDHLLLRFFKNKVDYCRIHGYDIFYNNILLQPKMWSFWAKMPAVKAAMIAHPESEWIWWVDSDAAFTDMDFTLPLERYKAHNFVVHGWEKLIYEQKSWTSINAGVFLIRNCQWSMDLMEAWAKMGPQSPEYDKWGEILRTTFKDKIFQESDDQSGLAYLLLKEKEKWGDKIYVEEGYYFEGYWVEIVGTLDNITDKYLGIEKGEPRLRRRHAERVGESYVKVWEEHLKDAGYGRYSWRRPFITHFTGCQPCSGDHNQMYSGETCFDAMQKALNFADNQVLRKYGYMHKDLLDSSSVFPVPFNFPA, from the coding sequence ATGGTAACTCCTACTCAGTTAGCCCAAACCCAAAATACATCTTACACATCAATGGCACCAAATAAGCAAAACTGTAGGAGCaaattttcttctattttctctGATGGGTTTCTCTTTGCTGGTGGAAGTATTGTTGCTTTACTAGTGGTATGGGCCTTTTGGTCCTTTATGAGCACTACCCCAAACACCGATCAAAGCTTTTTTACTCCTCCTACCAGCAAGAAATCCACTTTGGAAACTTCGCCCGACCCAGTTTCATCACACTTCGATTTAAGATATGATCCGCCTGACCCGACTTTCTATGACGACCCGGATTCGGGCTACACTATGGAGAAACCCATTAAAAACTGGGATGAGAAAAGAAGGCAATGGCTGAAGCTGCATCCCTCATTTATACCCGGGTCAGAAACCCGGATTCTGATGGTTTCCGGGTCACAATCCACACCGTGTAAGAACCCGATTGGCGATCATTTACTTTTGAGGTTCTTCAAGAACAAAGTGGACTACTGCAGAATCCACGGGTACGATATTTTTTACAACAACATTTTATTACAACCTAAGATGTGGTCGTTTTGGGCAAAAATGCCCGCGGTTAAAGCAGCAATGATAGCTCATCCAGAATCCGAGTGGATCTGGTGGGTCGATTCGGATGCTGCTTTCACCGATATGGACTTTACACTTCCATTGGAAAGGTATAAAGCCCATAATTTTGTAGTCCATGGTTGGGAAAAATTAATATATGAGCAAAAAAGCTGGACAAGTATCAATGCTGGAGTTTTCTTGATTAGGAATTGTCAATGGTCTATGGACTTAATGGAAGCTTGGGCTAAGATGGGTCCGCAATCACCTGAGTATGATAAATGGGGTGAAATTTTACGTACCACGTTTAAAGACAAGATTTTTCAAGAATCAGATGATCAATCGGGTTTGGCGTATTTACTCTTGAAGGAGAAGGAAAAATGGGGTGATAAAATATACGTAGAAGAAGGATATTATTTCGAAGGGTATTGGGTGGAAATTGTGGGGACTTTAGATAATATTACAGACAAGTATTTAGGTATCGAGAAAGGGGAACCTAGGTTAAGGAGAAGACATGCTGAGAGAGTTGGTGAGAGTTATGTTAAGGTGTGGGAGGAACACCTTAAGGATGCAGGGTATGGAAGGTATAGTTGGAGAAGGCCGTTTATCACACATTTCACAGGTTGTCAGCCATGTAGTGGGGATCATAATCAGATGTATTCTGGTGAGACTTGCTTTGATGCTATGCAGAAGGCTTTGAATTTTGCTGATAATCAGGTGTTGAGGAAGTATGGGTATATGCATAAGGATTTGCTTGATTCTTCTTCTGTTTTTCCTGTGCCTTTTAACTTTCCTGCCTAA